A window of the Lolium perenne isolate Kyuss_39 chromosome 7, Kyuss_2.0, whole genome shotgun sequence genome harbors these coding sequences:
- the LOC127313530 gene encoding uncharacterized protein, whose amino-acid sequence MAATSYEGDARHRGLGVHGASRKIGKSSSPSPSQQQNRKPVIIYMVSPKVIHVEAHEFMSLVQRLTGPEGAGDDGQERASTSSSPRGTERAGGRSAQPVRVKARALNRPGPAVSVSVTATRLQQQAVPPSWAGPSPSPTTGFLFTDLSPLRGGALKGETPMISPWMHQVSDHFLSPAGGQALGSPSAFLDIFGPMSSQNQ is encoded by the coding sequence ATGGCCGCAACGAGCTACGAGGGGGATGCCCGGCATAGGGGCCTCGGCGTGCACGGCGCGTCGCGGAAGATCGGCAAGTCgtcgtcgccctcgccgtcgcagcAGCAGAATCGGAAGCCGGTCATCATCTACATGGTGTCCCCGAAGGTGATCCACGTCGAGGCCCACGAGTTCATGTCGCTCGTGCAGCGACTAACCGGCCCGGAGGGCGCCGGGGACGACGGGCAGGAGAGGGCGTCGACGTCGTCGTCCCCAAGGGGCACGGAGAGAGCCGGCGGGAGGTCCGCGCAGCCGGTGCGCGTCAAGGCGCGCGCCCTGAACCGTCCCGGCCCTGCGGTGTCCGTGTCGGTGACGGCCACGAGGCTGCAGCAGCAGGCCGTGCCGCCGTCGTGGGCGGGGCCGTCGCCGTCCCCCACGACGGGGTTCCTGTTCACCGACCTCAGCCCGCTCCGCGGCGGCGCGCTCAAGGGCGAGACGCCCATGATCTCCCCCTGGATGCACCAAGTCAGCGACCATTTCTTGAGCCCCGCCGGCGGGCAGGCGCTCGGCTCGCCGTCTGCCTTCCTCGACATCTTCGGGCCGATGTCCTCGCAGAATCAGTGA